In a single window of the Pandoraea pulmonicola genome:
- a CDS encoding TlpA family protein disulfide reductase: MRRRHFLHTLGAVGAAGVFGNVGARAWAAEPGKAANEVDDSALAGTSGGTLSAWRGETPAFTLEELDGKAHALSGWRGSVVILNFWATWCGPCREEIPAMGQVARQYRGRGLALVAVNYKEPPATVAPFIARLPIDGTVLLDRDGAVYKRFGSLGLPATYLIDRDGNARFWRMGELEWSDVGLHGHIEALLGKKGGTVA; encoded by the coding sequence ATGCGACGTCGTCATTTTCTTCATACCCTCGGCGCCGTGGGGGCCGCGGGTGTGTTCGGGAACGTCGGCGCGCGAGCTTGGGCCGCCGAGCCGGGCAAGGCCGCCAACGAGGTCGACGACAGCGCGCTGGCCGGCACGTCCGGCGGCACGCTCTCGGCATGGCGCGGAGAGACGCCGGCCTTCACGCTCGAAGAGCTCGACGGCAAGGCGCACGCGCTGTCCGGGTGGCGCGGCAGCGTCGTCATCCTGAACTTCTGGGCGACGTGGTGCGGACCTTGCCGCGAAGAGATTCCGGCGATGGGACAGGTCGCGCGCCAATACCGCGGTCGCGGTCTTGCGCTCGTGGCGGTGAACTACAAGGAGCCGCCCGCGACCGTCGCGCCGTTCATCGCCCGTCTGCCCATCGACGGCACCGTGCTGCTCGATCGCGACGGCGCCGTCTACAAGCGTTTCGGTTCGCTGGGGTTGCCCGCGACGTATCTCATCGATCGCGACGGGAACGCGCGCTTCTGGCGCATGGGCGAACTCGAGTGGAGCGACGTGGGTCTGCATGGACACATCGAGGCGCTGC